The nucleotide sequence GTCTCCGCCAAATTTCAGTTCGACTTCAAATTCTCCCCGGTTTTTATACTCAAAAGGAATATACCTCTCACCCTGCACATCGAGTTCCTGGTATTCCTTAACCAGCTTTTTAATGATCTTTTTAAACTTATTAAAAGTTTCGTACGTGTTGTAATAGACATATTGTTTGAGCGATGATTTTTTGATGATCGCTTCAAAAAGTTGCATCGATTCGTCTTTTTGCTCCATAGTTTTACATTTAAAACAGGCAGATAACTAGAAATTATTCGAAGGTAAAAGTAAGCATAAAAATCTTTGAGCGCAGGCTTTCTATCCCTTCTGTATATAAATTATTCTCTCTCAGCAACATATCTTTCATTCCATAAGACATCGAAAGTTCGACGCCAAATTTAAACCAGTTCATGTAAAAATCGAGCCCCGTACCCAGAACAAAATTGCTGTCCGTTCGGTAGAGTTTTGGTTCATAATTGTTTTCTTCTGTTTTATTGGCTTGTGAGGCAAGGTCGAAACTAAATTTGATGCCGGTAAAGATATAGGCTCTCATGTTGTATGCCCGCTTGGATTTGTACTTCAGGTATAAGGGGAAATCAACGAAAGTTGAGTTGATCTTTTGGTTGATCACGCGTGAAATCGTAGTGTCGCTACCATCAAAATCTTTCTTGTAAAGCCTTGTGTCGTATTGCAGGTCTCTGCTTCCAAATGACAGACTGGGGATAAAGCGAAGGTTGAAATATTCACCAATGTTCTTATCGCCGACTATTCCAACGGTAAAGCCAAGGTGTGGAACGGCCTGAATTCCATAAACTGAAGCTGAGTCAACATCTGCTACACCAAGGTCGAATTGCGGTAATTGGGATCCTTTGAAATACATTTGGTGGATATCTTCATTTGTCTTTAATACAAATCCCATTTGGTTGGCAGCCAGAATGAAACCAAAATGCAACGGGTCATAATCGTACAGTTTAAGGTTGGGAACTTTGTTTGCCTGCGGAAAAAGCGATATGCTTATTAGTAAAAGTGTGATTGTGGTTGCAACCTGCGAAATCCTTTTATGGCTCAAATGAAGAAGTTTTAAAAATTCCCTGTGATAACGACTATTAAAAGGTTTTATTTTTCTTTATCAATCAGAGCTTTCGGTTGAGAAGCTCTGACATTAGTTTTGTGCGGTCAACAGGAACAACACCTACCATTTCGCAAACCTGACCGCCGGCAAGATTGCTTATTGCTGCTATTTCATAGTCAGTCATCCCGGCTGCCAATGCCAGACAGGCAAGACTCACCACTGTATCGCCTGCACCCGAAACATCAGCTATCGAGCGTAAATGTGCCGGGATATGCTGGTCGGAGTAGGTACCGTCGGAGTGCTGTCGACTGATGAAGATACCATCATCCGAGAGTGTTGCAAGGATTAAGGCTGTGTGAAGTTTTTTGTGCAGCAAACGAACCGCTTGACGCAATTTGTCAATAGTGAACCCATCCAGAGAAACACCCAATCCTTCCGAAAGCTCCTTGATATTGGGTTTGAATAGGGTTACATTGCGGTAGTTGGAGAAGTTTCTCTTCTTCGGGTCTACTACGATGGGAATCTTCATTTCCCCGGCCAGTTCAACAATTTTACAAATCAATCCCGGCGTAATTACTCCTTTGTCATAATCCTGGAATACGATGGCGTCAATTCTTACGGAGTTGATGATTTGTTGGATCAGCGCTAAAAACTTTTCATGATCATCAGACTCGAGTGGTGTATTCACCTCTTCATCCACCCGCAACATTTGGGTATTATTCCCGATCACCCTGAATTTGGTTGTTGTGATCCTTTGCGAACTCTGAAGGATACCCTCGGTAAAAAGGTTGTTATCTTTCAAAAGACGGTTAAAAACAACAGCTTTATCGTCTTTTCCAATAACCGAGCAAAGATAAGGTCTTGCGCCAATAGCTCTAAGATTCAGCGCTACGTTGGCCGCACCTCCAAGCCGGTTGGTTCGTCTTGTCACTTCAACTACAGGAACCGGGGCCTCAGGGGAAATTCTGTTGACTTTGCCCCAAAGATAGGAGTCAACCATCACATCGCCAATTACCATTACCGATAAAAGGCCGAACCGTTCGAAAATGTCGTTGACTTGTTCTGGAGTATAAGTGATCATGGCTTAATATTTTTTAGCACAATGCTTCCAGTGCTTCTTTTATTCTCCTGACAGACTCATGAATTTCGCCGGTGGAACAGGCATAGGAGAAACGGATATGGTTTTCGCATCCGAACGCCGAACCGGGTACAAGCGCCACATGGGCTTTGTCCAGAAGGTAAAGGCAAAGATCGGTGTCGTTTGCTATTTGTGTTTTGCCGTCAGATTTTCCGAAATACCATGAGATTTCAGGAAAAACATAAAAAGCGCCATCTGGAACGTTTGTTTTCATTCCACGCACATTACCAAGGAGTTGCAACAACAGGTCTCTTCTTTCCCGAAACTGTTGTTTCATCACCTGCATTTCCTTTAGTTCTGAAGGATTTGCCTGCAATGCTTTGAGCGCAGCCATCTGTGAAATAGAGGAGGCTCCGCTGGTATATTGGCCTTGCAGCGTGTTACATGCTTCGGCTATGGCTTTATTGGAGGCAGAATAACCAATCCGCCAGCCGGTCATGGCAAAACCTTTGGAAACGCCGTTGATAGTGATCACGCGATCTTTGATAAAATCAAACTGAGCGATACTTTCATGTTTCCCATTGAAATTGATCTGTTCATAAATCTCATCCG is from Bacteroidales bacterium and encodes:
- a CDS encoding D-glycero-beta-D-manno-heptose-7-phosphate kinase, translated to MITYTPEQVNDIFERFGLLSVMVIGDVMVDSYLWGKVNRISPEAPVPVVEVTRRTNRLGGAANVALNLRAIGARPYLCSVIGKDDKAVVFNRLLKDNNLFTEGILQSSQRITTTKFRVIGNNTQMLRVDEEVNTPLESDDHEKFLALIQQIINSVRIDAIVFQDYDKGVITPGLICKIVELAGEMKIPIVVDPKKRNFSNYRNVTLFKPNIKELSEGLGVSLDGFTIDKLRQAVRLLHKKLHTALILATLSDDGIFISRQHSDGTYSDQHIPAHLRSIADVSGAGDTVVSLACLALAAGMTDYEIAAISNLAGGQVCEMVGVVPVDRTKLMSELLNRKL
- a CDS encoding PorT family protein — protein: MSHKRISQVATTITLLLISISLFPQANKVPNLKLYDYDPLHFGFILAANQMGFVLKTNEDIHQMYFKGSQLPQFDLGVADVDSASVYGIQAVPHLGFTVGIVGDKNIGEYFNLRFIPSLSFGSRDLQYDTRLYKKDFDGSDTTISRVINQKINSTFVDFPLYLKYKSKRAYNMRAYIFTGIKFSFDLASQANKTEENNYEPKLYRTDSNFVLGTGLDFYMNWFKFGVELSMSYGMKDMLLRENNLYTEGIESLRSKIFMLTFTFE